In one Saccharibacillus brassicae genomic region, the following are encoded:
- a CDS encoding terminase large subunit domain-containing protein, with amino-acid sequence MSIAARKGKLSTKEKFNLIMDDFQLFARNFIKIIDNNSQVIPFVMNDEQSDFIGKMQKFNIILKSRQIGFSTMSLGYCLFNAVKYPNTRYMIVSLSNESVSGLFNTLKFMNDNLPRDKFSFPNTVRDNRGELVLNNGSRIQVASAEGKSSGIGRGQTFNYILLSEYAFYPGDQSKILVSLEQALAKNDKSKLVIETTANGAANFYYDLFQRSWKGKTNYNATFYGWISSAHRKQFKYEIDLAEEWYRAKNKGQRLHESDLSKIQQKLFEDGATLGQLMWREWKLSGMADSDFQQEFPSNPTEAFKTSGQNVFDQAKILERLEYIPEPLDKFELQSELPELLYSLLDKGLSIYHLCKHNQRYYGGVDVSSGSGNDFQALSIMNVDGEQVATFSNNKVSVYKFAEIIDAIGRYFNYALMAVERNGYGLPTIERLRNDYEYMNLYKHRTFDKKGNKRLELGWLTTDKTKAIMISDFKEAFEKRFLLINDKETLSEMMIFVEQNGKTGNKKGSNNHDDNVIAACLSWQSIKSNKWYVDN; translated from the coding sequence ATGAGTATAGCAGCACGTAAAGGAAAACTCAGTACGAAAGAAAAATTCAATTTGATCATGGACGACTTTCAGTTGTTCGCTAGAAATTTCATCAAGATTATCGACAATAACAGTCAAGTTATTCCGTTTGTGATGAATGATGAGCAATCCGATTTTATAGGAAAAATGCAAAAGTTCAATATCATTTTAAAGAGTCGCCAAATTGGATTCTCAACCATGAGTTTAGGATACTGCTTATTTAATGCAGTAAAGTACCCAAATACAAGATACATGATTGTCAGTTTATCTAATGAATCCGTATCAGGATTGTTCAATACATTGAAATTCATGAATGATAACTTACCACGTGATAAATTCTCATTCCCTAATACAGTTAGAGATAACCGAGGAGAATTGGTTTTAAACAATGGCTCACGGATTCAAGTAGCATCGGCAGAAGGTAAATCTTCCGGAATTGGGCGAGGTCAAACTTTTAATTACATCCTTTTGTCAGAGTATGCTTTCTATCCCGGCGATCAATCTAAGATTTTGGTGTCACTGGAACAAGCGTTAGCGAAGAATGACAAGAGTAAATTGGTTATTGAAACTACTGCTAATGGAGCAGCCAACTTTTACTATGATCTATTTCAACGTTCATGGAAAGGGAAGACCAACTATAACGCAACATTCTACGGATGGATTTCATCAGCTCATAGAAAGCAATTCAAGTATGAAATTGACCTAGCTGAAGAGTGGTATAGAGCCAAGAATAAAGGCCAGCGGCTACATGAAAGTGATTTAAGCAAGATCCAGCAGAAGTTGTTCGAAGATGGAGCAACACTTGGTCAATTAATGTGGCGAGAATGGAAGCTTTCGGGTATGGCAGATTCGGATTTCCAACAGGAATTCCCCTCTAATCCCACAGAAGCGTTCAAGACCAGCGGACAAAATGTATTCGATCAAGCCAAGATTCTTGAGCGTTTGGAATATATCCCTGAACCGCTTGATAAGTTTGAACTTCAGTCCGAATTGCCTGAACTACTTTACTCCTTATTGGATAAGGGTTTGTCTATCTACCACTTGTGCAAACATAATCAAAGGTATTATGGCGGAGTCGATGTAAGTTCAGGTTCAGGAAACGATTTTCAAGCGTTATCAATTATGAATGTAGACGGTGAACAAGTCGCTACGTTTAGCAATAACAAAGTGTCTGTTTATAAATTTGCTGAAATTATAGATGCAATAGGGAGATACTTTAATTATGCGTTAATGGCTGTAGAAAGAAACGGATATGGATTGCCAACCATTGAACGTTTACGTAATGATTATGAGTATATGAATCTTTATAAACATAGAACTTTCGATAAGAAAGGTAACAAGCGTCTTGAACTTGGCTGGCTTACGACGGATAAGACAAAAGCTATTATGATAAGTGACTTTAAAGAAGCATTTGAAAAACGATTTCTTCTCATTAACGACAAAGAGACGTTAAGTGAAATGATGATCTTTGTGGAGCAGAACGGTAAAACGGGGAATAAAAAGGGCAGCAATAACCATGATGACAATGTTATCGCGGCTTGTTTGAGTTGGCAAAGTATCAAAAGTAATAAGTGGTATGTAGACAATTAA